One Microbacterium trichothecenolyticum DNA window includes the following coding sequences:
- a CDS encoding alpha/beta hydrolase, which translates to MGEWHPDILGAGFEQLTLPLGEDAEGEVVATLVRSRPHPGPRLFGELRDTDVLYVHGWSDYFFQTDLARFFTDRGARFFALDLRKYGRSLRPGQSPGYVAALDVYDTDIAAALDAMGTAREKRRLLLFGHSTGGLTLTLWAARHPGVADALVLNSPWLELQLGPFGRQALAPLVNARARFDPLGTHPVVDLGFYTRAQRDAGTLPDSPDGWRPAQGFPTHPGWLAAVIAGHARVASGLDAGCPALVLLAARSTVALTWNDAMRASDSVLVVDDIARAATRIAPTVTITRIDGALHDVFLSASAARDAAYAALGRGVAALR; encoded by the coding sequence ATGGGGGAGTGGCATCCGGACATCCTCGGCGCGGGCTTCGAGCAGCTGACCCTGCCGCTGGGTGAGGATGCCGAGGGCGAGGTCGTGGCGACCCTCGTGCGCTCACGCCCCCACCCCGGCCCGCGCCTGTTCGGCGAGTTGCGCGACACCGACGTGCTGTACGTGCACGGCTGGTCGGACTACTTCTTCCAGACCGACCTCGCCCGCTTCTTCACCGACCGCGGAGCCCGGTTCTTCGCGCTGGATCTGCGCAAGTACGGTCGGAGCTTGCGTCCCGGTCAGTCTCCCGGGTACGTCGCCGCGCTCGACGTGTACGACACCGACATTGCCGCGGCTCTGGATGCCATGGGCACCGCCCGCGAGAAGCGTCGGCTGTTGCTGTTCGGGCACAGCACCGGCGGGTTGACGCTCACGCTCTGGGCGGCGCGGCACCCCGGTGTCGCCGACGCTCTCGTGCTGAACAGCCCCTGGCTCGAACTGCAGCTGGGGCCGTTCGGTCGCCAGGCGCTCGCGCCCCTCGTGAACGCCCGTGCCCGCTTCGATCCTCTCGGCACCCACCCGGTCGTCGACCTCGGCTTCTATACGCGTGCGCAGCGTGACGCGGGTACCCTGCCCGACAGCCCCGACGGATGGCGCCCCGCCCAGGGGTTTCCGACACACCCCGGCTGGCTCGCCGCCGTCATCGCGGGGCATGCGCGGGTGGCATCCGGGCTCGATGCGGGGTGCCCGGCACTGGTGCTGCTCGCGGCCCGGTCGACGGTCGCGTTGACGTGGAACGACGCCATGCGGGCGAGCGACTCGGTGCTCGTCGTCGACGACATCGCGCGTGCCGCCACCCGTATCGCGCCAACCGTGACGATCACGCGCATCGACGGCGCGCTGCACGACGTCTTCTTGTCGGCGTCCGCGGCGCGGGACGCGGCCTACGCGGCCCTCGGTCGCGGCGTCGCGGCGCTGCGATGA
- a CDS encoding protein adenylyltransferase SelO, producing the protein MRSALPELTNVWAETFPDLSRPVSPRRTPAPRLLALNDDVAHDVSLDPDVLRTDEGVRFLTGERPAPGATPVAQVYAGHQWGVYKPLLGDGRAALLGERPRHSGGFADVHTKGIGPTSMSRVDGFATVGPMLREYLLGEAMHALGLPTTRALAVVATGAPRRFNGEMLPGAILTRVAASHIRYGSIEYAASLGDPQLLRRLVAHALERHYPGVAAGRYPARAFLDSVVGAAALQTAGWMGVGFVHGVLSTDNVLVSGETIDYGPCAFLDAYDPDAVFSSIDLHGRYAFRRQPEIMRWNLGRLAHALAGVLADDIDDGRAIGDEVVSTFDERYIAAWTGVFRTKLGLDASIDSSTVDRFAAEALSLLAAYRVDFTGFWRDLATAARGDSTAVRGAFPPAAASAVDAWLEGWSALQPDADRLATTNAVYIPRNHIVDDALKAAVAGDLDPVHELVELLRNPYTERHTSLARRLAAPPTTEVPFVTFCGT; encoded by the coding sequence ATGCGCTCAGCACTTCCCGAGCTCACGAACGTCTGGGCCGAGACGTTCCCCGACCTCTCCCGGCCCGTCTCACCTCGCCGGACGCCCGCGCCCCGCCTCCTGGCGCTCAACGACGACGTTGCGCACGATGTCTCCCTCGACCCCGACGTCCTGCGAACCGATGAGGGCGTCCGCTTCCTCACCGGCGAGCGGCCCGCCCCGGGGGCGACGCCCGTCGCGCAGGTCTACGCCGGGCACCAGTGGGGCGTCTACAAACCCCTGCTCGGCGACGGACGCGCGGCTCTCCTCGGTGAACGCCCCCGCCACTCCGGAGGCTTCGCCGACGTGCACACCAAGGGCATCGGTCCCACGTCGATGTCGCGCGTCGACGGGTTCGCCACGGTCGGGCCGATGCTGCGCGAGTACCTCCTCGGCGAGGCGATGCACGCCCTCGGCCTGCCGACCACCCGCGCCCTCGCGGTCGTCGCGACGGGCGCTCCCCGCCGCTTCAACGGTGAGATGTTGCCCGGCGCGATCCTGACCCGGGTCGCCGCGAGCCACATCCGATACGGCTCCATCGAGTACGCGGCATCCCTCGGCGACCCCCAACTGCTGAGACGCCTGGTCGCCCACGCCCTCGAGCGCCACTACCCGGGAGTCGCTGCCGGTCGGTATCCCGCACGCGCGTTCCTCGACAGTGTCGTGGGAGCTGCGGCCCTGCAGACGGCGGGATGGATGGGCGTCGGATTCGTGCACGGCGTCCTCAGCACCGACAACGTGCTCGTCAGCGGCGAGACCATCGACTACGGCCCGTGCGCGTTCCTCGACGCGTACGACCCGGACGCGGTGTTCAGCTCGATCGACCTCCACGGTCGATACGCCTTCCGCCGGCAGCCCGAGATCATGCGCTGGAACCTCGGTCGCCTCGCCCACGCGCTTGCCGGAGTCCTCGCCGACGACATCGACGACGGGCGCGCGATCGGCGACGAGGTCGTCTCGACCTTCGACGAGCGCTACATCGCCGCGTGGACCGGGGTCTTCCGAACCAAATTGGGCCTCGACGCATCGATCGACTCCTCGACCGTAGACCGGTTCGCCGCGGAGGCCCTGTCGCTGCTCGCCGCGTACCGCGTCGACTTCACCGGCTTCTGGCGCGATCTCGCGACCGCCGCGCGAGGTGACTCGACGGCGGTACGCGGAGCCTTCCCTCCTGCCGCGGCATCCGCCGTCGACGCCTGGCTCGAGGGCTGGTCGGCTCTCCAGCCGGATGCCGACCGCCTCGCGACCACCAATGCCGTCTACATCCCGCGCAACCACATCGTGGACGACGCGCTGAAGGCCGCCGTCGCGGGAGACCTCGACCCGGTCCACGAGCTCGTCGAGCTGCTCCGAAACCCGTACACCGAGCGGCATACGTCGCTCGCCCGCCGCCTCGCTGCCCCACCGACTACCGAAGTCCCGTTCGTGACGTTCTGCGGCACGTGA
- a CDS encoding dicarboxylate/amino acid:cation symporter, with protein MSDAQTTSSRGTAATTWRVLRHPATLIALAAVLGVLFGILTGEWAANLKFIGDLFIRLIQMAIVPLVMASVIVATGSMTGSGMGRLAGRTFAWMIGFSIVAAAVGWGLAVLIQPGAGIDYSGSVDPALQESAKPTGWQETILGFVSTNIFNAMSTATMLPIIVFSLLFGLALNGYVRATANTLVVTLLDQLQQIVLGMIRLVMRIAPIGVFCLLAALAGDVGFAVVTTALSYLGSTLIGVLVVTALFVIVVTVRTRLNPAALPGKLAEQTVIAITTTSSAVTFPTVLKNAVEKVGISQRIANFTLSVGLTMGSYGAVLNYTIAILFLAQAARVELTPGQIILGMALAIMLNMGTITVPGGFAVAATFLATSLGLPLEAVGLLIAVDWFTGIFRTFLNVNGDTMVALLVANATDEIDRDVYAGRKSVTAEAADEDELSEKFAAADRAD; from the coding sequence ATGAGCGACGCACAGACGACGAGCTCCCGCGGCACCGCGGCGACGACCTGGCGGGTGCTACGGCATCCGGCGACCCTCATCGCCCTCGCGGCCGTGCTCGGGGTGCTCTTCGGCATCCTCACCGGGGAGTGGGCCGCGAACCTGAAATTCATCGGCGACCTGTTCATCCGTCTCATCCAGATGGCGATCGTGCCACTCGTGATGGCGTCGGTGATCGTCGCCACCGGCTCGATGACCGGCTCGGGCATGGGGCGGCTGGCCGGACGCACGTTCGCGTGGATGATCGGTTTCTCGATCGTGGCCGCCGCCGTGGGCTGGGGCCTCGCGGTGCTGATACAGCCGGGCGCGGGCATCGACTACTCCGGCTCGGTCGACCCCGCACTGCAGGAGTCGGCGAAGCCCACCGGCTGGCAGGAGACCATCCTCGGCTTCGTGTCGACGAACATCTTCAACGCGATGTCGACCGCCACGATGCTCCCGATCATCGTCTTCTCGCTCCTGTTCGGCCTGGCCCTCAACGGCTACGTGCGCGCCACCGCCAACACCCTCGTCGTCACCCTGCTCGATCAGCTCCAGCAGATCGTCCTCGGAATGATCCGCCTCGTCATGCGCATCGCGCCCATCGGCGTCTTCTGCCTGCTCGCAGCTCTCGCCGGCGACGTCGGCTTCGCCGTCGTCACGACCGCGCTGTCGTACCTGGGCTCGACGCTCATCGGCGTGCTCGTCGTCACGGCGCTCTTCGTGATCGTCGTCACGGTGCGCACGCGCCTGAACCCCGCCGCGCTCCCCGGCAAGCTCGCCGAGCAGACGGTGATCGCCATCACCACGACGAGCTCGGCGGTGACGTTCCCCACGGTGCTGAAGAACGCGGTCGAGAAAGTCGGCATCAGCCAGCGGATCGCGAACTTCACACTGTCGGTCGGGCTCACGATGGGCTCGTACGGCGCGGTGCTGAACTACACCATCGCCATCCTGTTCCTCGCTCAGGCCGCCCGCGTCGAGCTCACCCCCGGCCAGATCATCCTCGGCATGGCGCTGGCGATCATGCTCAACATGGGCACGATCACGGTCCCCGGCGGCTTCGCCGTCGCCGCCACCTTCCTGGCGACCTCCCTCGGCCTTCCGCTCGAGGCGGTCGGCCTGCTGATCGCTGTCGACTGGTTCACGGGCATCTTCCGCACGTTCCTCAACGTCAACGGCGACACGATGGTCGCCCTGCTCGTCGCGAACGCCACCGACGAGATCGACCGCGACGTCTACGCCGGGCGCAAGAGCGTCACCGCCGAGGCAGCCGATGAGGACGAGCTCTCCGAGAAGTTCGCCGCAGCCGATCGCGCCGACTGA
- a CDS encoding FadR/GntR family transcriptional regulator: MTDQQTLVPLERRGGSLRDEIVGRLRALIVAGVLKPGERLATERELAAQLSVSRSAVREALLRLESAGLIERRQGSGTRVSARIPIEAVLASLESEHKDAVAESAEFRTVVEPQIARLAAARIDGTEIEALAALLEESDHVTDVEQSVRLDIAFHVAIASATHNALLTSLSELTVSWTVEARVSSHLDEEGRRLSHDGHTRLLRALRRGDPDAAEAAMRVHLDEIADLIARARS, from the coding sequence ATGACCGACCAGCAGACGCTTGTGCCGCTCGAGCGACGCGGCGGATCGTTGCGCGACGAGATCGTCGGGCGCTTGCGTGCGCTCATCGTCGCGGGCGTGCTGAAACCCGGCGAGCGCTTGGCGACCGAACGCGAGCTCGCAGCGCAACTGTCGGTGTCGCGCTCGGCGGTGCGCGAGGCGCTGCTGCGCCTGGAGTCGGCGGGGTTGATCGAAAGGCGTCAGGGAAGTGGCACCCGCGTCAGCGCGCGTATCCCCATCGAGGCGGTTCTGGCCTCGCTGGAGAGCGAGCACAAGGACGCCGTTGCGGAGTCCGCGGAGTTCCGCACGGTCGTCGAACCGCAGATCGCGCGGCTGGCGGCGGCGCGGATCGACGGAACCGAGATCGAGGCGCTCGCCGCGCTGCTCGAGGAATCCGACCACGTGACAGACGTGGAACAGTCCGTGCGGCTCGATATCGCCTTTCACGTCGCGATCGCGTCGGCGACGCACAACGCCCTGCTGACCTCTCTCAGCGAGCTCACCGTGTCGTGGACCGTCGAAGCCCGTGTCTCGTCGCATCTCGACGAGGAAGGACGCCGTCTGTCGCACGACGGCCACACGCGGCTCCTGCGCGCGCTGCGCAGGGGGGATCCCGACGCGGCCGAGGCCGCGATGCGCGTGCACCTCGACGAGATCGCCGACCTGATCGCCCGCGCTCGCTCCTGA
- a CDS encoding Nramp family divalent metal transporter — protein MSDRTTARPPATPGTGHGRISTETVRSIVDSHRTRRTFWRRLALIGPAFVAGAWQFGPGNLTTAMNAGALYGYTLIWVIIVSTILMIFLTDMSVRLGIRTPVSLISSIKDSLGTWAGVVAGIGVFLITLCFSVGNAVGSGVGLSMLIPGTSPVMWTVICTVLVGTILLLKKIYGVVEKILIVIVALMAFCFIASAFASNPDWAAAGAGLIPVIPGGAWLLIIGLVGTNFSINAAFFASYGTKARERTESEYRDITIVDTIPGIVAPGIMTALVIVVAASVLGQTGADTPGAFTGLARIFEPVAGPVGAWIFALGFFGAAFSSMIPNCIAGGTMLSDAIGRGASAETLAARLGSALILAFGLGVTIAFAGASPVQLIVMAQALTVLFAPILAALIIVMANDRKLMGPLRNRWWQNLAGGIGLIAVVALSIRLMISLIGG, from the coding sequence ATGAGCGACCGCACCACCGCACGACCGCCCGCGACCCCCGGCACCGGCCACGGGCGCATCTCGACCGAGACGGTGCGCAGCATCGTCGATTCCCACCGCACGCGGCGCACGTTCTGGCGCCGCCTCGCCCTGATCGGTCCCGCCTTCGTCGCGGGCGCCTGGCAGTTCGGGCCGGGCAACCTGACCACCGCGATGAACGCCGGGGCCCTCTACGGGTACACCCTCATCTGGGTGATCATCGTGTCGACGATTCTCATGATCTTCCTCACCGACATGAGCGTGCGCCTGGGCATCCGCACACCCGTCTCGCTGATCTCCTCGATCAAGGATTCCCTCGGCACGTGGGCCGGCGTCGTCGCCGGCATCGGCGTCTTCCTCATCACCCTGTGCTTCTCCGTCGGCAACGCCGTCGGCTCCGGCGTGGGTCTGTCGATGCTCATCCCCGGCACCTCGCCCGTGATGTGGACGGTCATCTGCACCGTGCTGGTCGGCACGATCCTGCTGCTGAAGAAGATCTACGGCGTGGTCGAGAAGATCCTCATCGTCATCGTCGCGCTCATGGCGTTCTGCTTCATCGCCTCGGCGTTCGCGTCGAACCCCGACTGGGCGGCGGCGGGCGCGGGACTCATCCCGGTCATCCCCGGCGGGGCCTGGCTGCTCATCATCGGCCTCGTCGGCACCAACTTCTCGATCAACGCCGCGTTCTTCGCCTCGTACGGCACGAAGGCGCGGGAGCGGACCGAGAGCGAGTACCGCGACATCACGATCGTCGACACGATCCCCGGCATCGTCGCCCCGGGCATCATGACGGCACTGGTGATCGTGGTCGCCGCATCCGTCCTCGGGCAGACCGGCGCAGACACCCCCGGTGCGTTCACGGGACTCGCCCGCATCTTCGAGCCGGTCGCGGGGCCGGTGGGCGCCTGGATCTTCGCCCTGGGCTTCTTCGGGGCGGCGTTCTCGTCGATGATCCCGAACTGCATCGCGGGAGGCACCATGCTCTCGGATGCCATCGGACGCGGCGCCTCCGCCGAGACCCTGGCCGCGCGACTCGGCAGTGCCTTGATCCTGGCGTTCGGTCTCGGTGTGACCATCGCCTTCGCCGGAGCTTCGCCGGTACAGCTCATCGTCATGGCGCAGGCGCTGACGGTGCTGTTCGCCCCCATCCTGGCGGCGCTGATCATCGTGATGGCGAACGATCGGAAGCTCATGGGGCCGCTCCGAAACCGCTGGTGGCAGAACCTCGCCGGTGGCATCGGCCTGATCGCGGTGGTGGCCCTGTCGATCCGGCTGATGATCAGCCTCATCGGCGGATAG
- a CDS encoding LacI family DNA-binding transcriptional regulator produces the protein MVDIASDERRVVTLKDVASASGVSISTVSRVLDDRTPRSRSATAQRVRAIADELGYRRNVSASSLRRGATATIGVLVPRLTDAVMALMFEAVERAAHRQGYFAVVATCGDDADDETRATETLLDRRVDGLVLATARLDDALPASLRDRGIPHVLALRTDGVSPSSLGDDETGGYLAVRHLLDLGHTDIGIVTGPRFTSSGRDRRAGAERALREAGIALPDGRVLAAGYGIDHGIEAAGRLLDGDGGPTAVFAANDNLAMGVASVAHARGRQIGRDLSIVGYNDIPLVSRLPVPFTSVRTHFDRIAEVALDLLLDTGTAARIERTMPTLIPRSSTAPLGR, from the coding sequence ATGGTCGACATCGCGTCGGACGAACGTCGCGTCGTCACGCTGAAAGACGTGGCCTCGGCATCCGGGGTCAGCATCTCCACCGTCAGCCGTGTGCTCGACGACCGAACGCCGCGTTCGCGCTCGGCGACGGCGCAGCGGGTCCGGGCCATCGCCGACGAGCTCGGCTACCGCCGCAACGTCTCCGCTTCGAGCTTGCGCCGCGGGGCCACCGCCACGATCGGCGTGCTCGTGCCGCGCCTCACCGACGCCGTCATGGCGCTGATGTTCGAGGCGGTCGAACGCGCCGCGCATCGACAGGGATACTTCGCCGTCGTCGCCACCTGCGGCGACGACGCCGACGACGAGACGCGGGCGACCGAGACGCTCCTCGACCGGCGCGTCGACGGGCTCGTGCTCGCCACCGCCCGCCTCGACGACGCCCTGCCCGCGTCGCTGCGCGACCGCGGCATCCCGCACGTGCTCGCCCTGCGTACCGACGGAGTCAGCCCCTCGTCGCTCGGCGACGACGAAACCGGTGGCTACCTCGCCGTCCGGCACCTGCTCGACCTGGGGCACACCGACATCGGCATCGTGACCGGCCCGCGGTTCACCTCGAGCGGGCGAGACCGTCGCGCGGGCGCGGAGCGCGCGCTGCGCGAGGCGGGGATCGCCCTGCCCGATGGACGTGTGCTCGCCGCCGGGTACGGGATCGATCACGGCATCGAGGCCGCCGGGCGACTTCTCGACGGCGACGGGGGACCCACGGCGGTCTTCGCGGCGAACGACAACCTCGCGATGGGCGTGGCGAGCGTCGCGCATGCCCGGGGCCGGCAGATCGGTCGCGATCTGTCGATCGTGGGTTACAACGACATCCCCCTGGTCTCGCGGCTGCCCGTGCCGTTCACCTCGGTCCGCACGCACTTCGACCGCATCGCCGAAGTCGCTCTCGACCTGCTGCTCGACACCGGCACCGCCGCGCGCATCGAGCGCACGATGCCGACGCTGATCCCGCGCTCCTCCACCGCCCCGCTCGGTCGGTGA
- a CDS encoding AMP-binding protein produces MTPITASATEHYRAARDELLAARTDPARAEGFAWPRFEGPFNWAIDWFDPMARGNDAPALIVVDDDGTHHERTFDELARRSDQVAAWLASRGVRRGETVLLMLDNRVELWEAMLGIMKLGGVIAPTTTALGRTDLGDRIERAEIRHVIVGAADADKFADLPAHLGRIVVGGTHEGWAAYDDAYETDAEPARHPHTTADDRLLLYFTSGTTSKPKLVEHTHASYPVGHLTTMYWLGLQPGDVHLAISSPGWAKHAWSLFFAPWIAGATVLALNYTRFSAERLLNELENDRVTTFCAPPTVWRMLIQADLTGRRGALREVVSAGEPLNPEVIAAVQRAWGLDIRDGYGQTEMTAVVANTPGSPLVPGSMGRPLPGCPVVLVDPVTGQRADEGEICLDLTERPLNLMTGYVGDPERNAEAFADGLFHTGDVARRDETGSITYIGRTDDVFKASDYKISPFELESVLIEHPAVVEAAIVPAPDELRLAVPKAYVVLAAGHEPDERVALDILRYAREKLAPFQRVRRIEFRELPKTISGKIRRVELRQREEAVARGEVDCVEWSDDALRGRY; encoded by the coding sequence ATGACCCCCATCACCGCGTCGGCGACCGAGCACTACCGCGCAGCCCGAGACGAACTCCTGGCCGCGCGCACCGACCCCGCCCGCGCCGAGGGCTTCGCGTGGCCGCGCTTCGAGGGGCCGTTCAACTGGGCGATCGACTGGTTCGATCCGATGGCGCGCGGCAACGACGCTCCCGCGCTGATCGTCGTGGACGACGACGGCACCCACCACGAGCGCACCTTCGACGAACTCGCACGCCGCTCCGACCAGGTCGCCGCGTGGTTGGCATCCCGAGGCGTCCGGCGCGGCGAGACGGTGCTGCTCATGCTCGACAACCGGGTGGAGCTGTGGGAAGCGATGCTCGGCATCATGAAGCTGGGCGGCGTCATCGCGCCGACCACCACCGCCCTCGGTCGCACCGATCTCGGTGACCGCATCGAGCGCGCCGAGATCCGCCACGTCATCGTCGGAGCCGCCGACGCCGACAAGTTCGCCGATCTGCCCGCGCACCTCGGTCGCATCGTCGTGGGCGGCACACACGAGGGCTGGGCGGCGTACGACGACGCGTACGAGACGGATGCCGAGCCGGCCCGGCATCCGCACACCACCGCCGACGATCGCCTGCTGCTGTACTTCACCTCGGGCACCACGTCGAAGCCGAAGCTCGTCGAGCACACGCACGCGTCGTACCCGGTCGGGCATCTCACCACCATGTACTGGCTCGGGCTGCAGCCCGGCGACGTTCACCTCGCGATCAGCTCGCCGGGATGGGCCAAGCACGCGTGGAGCCTGTTCTTCGCCCCGTGGATCGCCGGGGCGACGGTGCTCGCGCTGAACTACACCCGTTTTTCGGCGGAGCGGCTGCTGAACGAGCTCGAGAACGACCGTGTGACGACCTTCTGCGCGCCGCCGACGGTGTGGCGCATGCTCATCCAGGCCGACCTGACCGGCCGGCGCGGGGCGCTTCGCGAGGTCGTGTCAGCGGGCGAACCGCTCAACCCCGAGGTGATCGCCGCCGTGCAGCGGGCGTGGGGCCTCGACATCCGCGACGGGTACGGGCAGACCGAGATGACGGCGGTCGTCGCCAACACCCCGGGGTCCCCGCTCGTGCCCGGCTCGATGGGACGCCCTCTGCCGGGATGCCCCGTCGTGCTGGTCGACCCCGTCACGGGGCAGCGCGCCGACGAGGGCGAGATCTGCCTCGACCTCACCGAGCGTCCGCTCAATCTCATGACCGGCTACGTCGGCGACCCCGAACGCAATGCCGAGGCGTTCGCCGACGGACTGTTCCACACCGGCGACGTCGCCCGCCGCGACGAGACCGGGAGCATCACCTACATCGGGCGCACCGACGACGTGTTCAAGGCGTCGGACTACAAGATCAGCCCGTTCGAGCTCGAGAGCGTGCTCATCGAGCACCCGGCGGTCGTCGAGGCCGCGATCGTTCCCGCGCCCGACGAGCTGCGACTCGCCGTGCCCAAGGCCTACGTCGTGCTCGCGGCCGGGCATGAGCCCGACGAACGGGTCGCCCTCGACATTCTGCGCTACGCCCGCGAGAAGCTGGCGCCCTTCCAGCGCGTGCGCCGCATCGAGTTCCGTGAACTGCCCAAGACGATCTCCGGAAAGATCCGCCGCGTCGAACTGCGCCAGCGCGAGGAAGCCGTCGCACGGGGTGAGGTGGACTGCGTCGAGTGGAGCGATGACGCCCTCCGCGGGCGATACTGA
- a CDS encoding SGNH/GDSL hydrolase family protein, protein MRRGVAWGIAGGIVLVALAVGVLVAMTAGVERAPSSPATAPISASPSPTPSPTPTATPTPTARPGTALVQRDGAGVVRMLVAGDSLAAGFFASEKALGFTTLVADAVGPVEMTTAAYAHQTLTTVAAITDVPDDLGLAVIELGTNDVGLPTPLVDFEQNYAGLLDRVRVSSPTAALVCVGTWTSDGGAYDEVIARACGERGGIYVGLADAFADPANHGPAGRETFAGEGDDFHPNDAGHRAIAERILLALSY, encoded by the coding sequence ATGCGACGAGGGGTGGCGTGGGGCATCGCCGGGGGCATCGTGCTCGTCGCGCTCGCCGTGGGCGTTCTGGTCGCGATGACCGCGGGGGTGGAGCGGGCTCCGAGCTCGCCGGCCACGGCGCCGATCTCCGCCTCCCCGTCGCCGACCCCGTCGCCGACGCCGACCGCCACACCCACGCCGACGGCGCGTCCGGGAACGGCTCTCGTGCAACGCGACGGTGCGGGGGTCGTCCGCATGCTCGTGGCCGGCGACTCCCTCGCGGCGGGATTCTTCGCATCCGAGAAGGCACTCGGTTTCACGACCCTCGTGGCGGATGCCGTGGGCCCGGTCGAGATGACCACGGCGGCGTACGCCCACCAGACGCTCACCACCGTCGCGGCGATCACGGATGTTCCCGATGATCTCGGCCTCGCGGTGATCGAGCTCGGAACGAACGACGTCGGCCTCCCGACGCCCCTCGTCGATTTCGAACAGAACTATGCGGGGTTGCTGGATCGTGTTCGCGTGTCGTCGCCGACCGCGGCGCTGGTGTGCGTGGGAACGTGGACGAGCGATGGCGGCGCCTACGACGAGGTGATCGCGCGCGCCTGCGGGGAACGCGGCGGCATCTATGTGGGACTGGCCGATGCCTTCGCCGACCCGGCGAACCATGGACCGGCTGGGCGCGAGACCTTCGCGGGTGAGGGCGACGACTTCCACCCGAACGACGCGGGTCATCGGGCGATCGCCGAGCGGATCCTCCTCGCGCTCTCATACTGA
- a CDS encoding DUF7882 family protein: MGRLIYRPDQTFDIDDTLLVALRVVLMNKLRRREGFMLHLPSPQGGRASLWVSPHVPIVLQFYGRFPPRVDRALVAEMMQEASEPDGLTLFYES; this comes from the coding sequence GTGGGCCGTTTGATCTACCGCCCCGACCAGACGTTCGACATCGACGACACCCTGCTCGTCGCGCTGCGCGTGGTGCTCATGAACAAGCTGCGCCGTCGCGAGGGCTTCATGCTGCATCTGCCCTCGCCACAGGGCGGACGGGCCTCGCTGTGGGTCTCACCCCACGTGCCCATCGTCCTGCAGTTCTATGGGCGATTCCCGCCCCGGGTCGACCGCGCCCTCGTCGCGGAGATGATGCAGGAAGCGAGCGAGCCCGACGGGCTCACCTTGTTCTACGAGAGCTGA
- a CDS encoding dihydrofolate reductase family protein, which produces MAVRVDLNISLDGVAMPADPSPENPMGADWGRLVEDYTATRTFRERIFGDTSGAGTTGVDDRYGAAYFEGVGAEVMGAGMFGLHAFADDPEWRGWWGDAPPFRVPVFVLTHRRRAPIAFDNGTRFEFVSATVTDTVHRAAAVAGGADVRIGGGVGVVRAALEADLVDRLHVAVRPIVLGRGTRLWDDLRDLDRRYSVTSEVAESGVVHVTFTR; this is translated from the coding sequence ATGGCCGTCCGCGTCGATCTGAACATCTCGCTCGACGGCGTGGCCATGCCCGCCGACCCGTCGCCCGAGAATCCGATGGGAGCCGATTGGGGGCGTCTGGTCGAGGACTACACGGCCACGAGGACGTTCCGCGAGCGCATCTTCGGCGACACCTCCGGCGCCGGCACGACCGGGGTCGACGACCGATACGGGGCCGCGTACTTCGAGGGCGTGGGCGCCGAGGTGATGGGGGCCGGGATGTTCGGTCTGCACGCCTTCGCCGACGATCCCGAATGGCGCGGATGGTGGGGCGATGCGCCGCCGTTCCGTGTCCCGGTGTTCGTGCTCACGCATCGTCGTCGCGCGCCCATCGCCTTCGACAACGGAACCCGGTTCGAGTTCGTGTCCGCGACCGTCACGGATACCGTGCATCGGGCGGCGGCCGTCGCGGGCGGCGCCGACGTGCGCATCGGGGGCGGGGTGGGCGTGGTGCGCGCGGCCCTCGAGGCCGATCTCGTCGACCGTCTCCACGTCGCCGTGCGTCCGATCGTCCTGGGGCGTGGGACGCGCCTGTGGGACGACCTGCGCGATCTCGATCGCCGCTACAGCGTCACGTCGGAGGTCGCGGAGAGCGGAGTCGTTCACGTGACCTTCACGCGATGA